The following coding sequences lie in one Cannabis sativa cultivar Pink pepper isolate KNU-18-1 chromosome 5, ASM2916894v1, whole genome shotgun sequence genomic window:
- the LOC115716280 gene encoding protein NRT1/ PTR FAMILY 6.3, translating to MTSDVGHLPQTQGKTLPDSWDCRGHPSERSRSGGWTSAAMILGVEACERLTTLGIAVNLVTYLTGTMHLGNATSANTVTNFLGTSFMLCLLGGFVADTFLGRYLTIAIFSTVQAAGVTILTVSTMIPSLQPPKCTKESESCIPASGIQLTVLYTALYMTALGTGGLKSSVSGFGSDQFDETDKEERSQMTAFFNWFFFFISMGSLVAVTVLVYIQDNVGRQWGYGICALAIVFGLFVFLAGTRRYRFKKLVGSPLTQIAAVVVAAWKNRRLESPSDPSLFYNVDDIADGKKKKKKMMMKLPHSKQFSCLDKAAINRPELTPNKINKWNLATLTDVEEVKLLIRMLPIWATTIMFWTVYAQMSTFSVSQATTMDCHITKSFKIPPASMTAFFVGSILLTVPVYDRVVVPIARKFLKNPQGLTPLQRIGAGLFLSVLAMLVAALIEVKRIHVARLHGLTNNPKAEIPISVFWLVPQFFFVGSGEALIYIGQLDFFLRECPKGMKTMSTGLFLSTLALGCFFSSLLVSIVHVVTGKKNPWLADNLNQGKLYDFYWLLAILSALNMIIFLVCTQWYVYKEKRLADAGMGLDDVEDVVCH from the exons AAACTCAGGGGAAAACCCTCCCAGATTCTTGGGACTGCCGAGGTCACCCCTCCGAGCGCTCCAGATCCGGCGGATGGACCTCCGCCGCCATGATTTTAG GAGTGGAAGCATGTGAAAGGTTAACAACGTTAGGTATAGCGGTGAACTTGGTGACATACTTGACTGGAACTATGCACTTAGGCAATGCTACCTCAGCCAACACCGTCACAAACTTCCTCGGCACCTCTTTCATGCTCTGCTTGCTAGGCGGCTTCGTCGCCGACACCTTCCTCGGCCGCTACCTCACCATTGCCATCTTCTCCACCGTTCAAGCAGCC ggTGTGACAATATTAACGGTATCGACCATGATCCCAAGCCTACAACCACCAAAATGCACGAAGGAGAGTGAATCGTGCATCCCTGCAAGTGGGATCCAGTTAACGGTTCTTTACACGGCCCTGTATATGACGGCACTGGGAACCGGTGGTCTGAAATCAAGTGTTTCCGGGTTCGGGTCAGACCAATTTGATGAGACCGATAAGGAAGAGAGATCCCAAATGACAGCCTTCTTCAActggttcttcttcttcataagCATGGGCTCACTCGTCGCCGTTACCGTTCTTGTATACATCCAAGACAACGTCGGAAGACAATGGGGTTACGGTATATGCGCTTTAGCCATTGTTTTCGGCCTCTTTGTCTTCTTGGCCGGAACTAGACGTTACCGTTTTAAGAAGCTAGTTGGAAGTCCCTTGACTCAGATAGCCGCCGTCGTTGTCGCCGCCTGGAAGAATCGGAGACTGGAGTCACCATCTGACCCGTCGTTGTTCTATAATGTCGATGACATTGCTGatggaaagaagaagaagaagaagatgatgatgaagctcCCTCATTCAAAGCAATTCAG ttgctTGGACAAAGCAGCAATCAACAGGCCAGAACTAACCCCAAACAAGATAAACAAGTGGAACCTTGCAACACTAACCGATGTGGAGGAAGTAAAATTGTTGATTCGAATGCTGCCAATTTGGGCCACCACCATAATGTTTTGGACAGTGTACGCCCAAATGTCAACTTTCTCAGTATCCCAAGCAACCACCATGGACTGCCACATTACCAAGTCCTTCAAAATCCCTCCTGCCTCAATGACAGCCTTCTTTGTTGGCAGCATTCTCTTAACTGTCCCAGTCTATGACCGAGTCGTAGTCCCAATTGCCAGGAAGTTTTTAAAAAACCCTCAAGGCCTCACCCCGTTGCAACGCATCGGGGCGGGATTATTCCTGTCAGTCTTAGCCATGTTGGTTGCAGCTTTGATCGAGGTCAAGCGCATCCACGTGGCCAGGCTGCATGGTCTCACAAACAATCCTAAGGCTGAGATTCCCATAAGTGTATTCTGGTTGGTCCCACAATTCTTCTTTGTGGGTTCTGGTGAAGCCTTAATTTACATCGGTCAACTTGACTTTTTTCTTAGGGAGTGTCCTAAAGGAATGAAGACTATGAGCACTGGACTGTTTTTGAGTACATTGGCATTAGGGTGTTTCTTTAGCTCTCTATTAGTGTCTATAGTTCATGTGGTGACTGGGAAGAAGAATCCATGGTTGGCTGATAATCTCAACCAAGGAAAGCTCTATGATTTTTATTGGTTGTTGGCTATTTTGAGTGCTTtgaatatgattatttttttggtGTGTACTCAGTGGTACGTGTACAAGGAAAAGAGGCTTGCCGATGCGGGTATGGGATTGGATGATGTTGAAGATGTCGTTTGTCattag